From Dehalococcoidia bacterium, one genomic window encodes:
- a CDS encoding MFS transporter, which produces MLNPVINFRKNLIIKNSIFRSLMIGLFFYNCSEWIERLCISWLILESTDSILATTISFAIGSIIQTFFSPFTAAAADKFGRNKTIIIVGILRFIILFIFALLVIQNKNFIIIAYLASAMTGINRSFIVPAFQGSVVNSVEDNQKILAMLIYSLIMRMTGVIGSLLGGFFSVLFGVEEAIILSAIFGILGSLSILLRSDNLIEIKNKKNYFSSIKEGLNLVFGNFYSRNLLLFAGIVEIFGFSFFSLLSSISKFILKSEIGTLSVLQTTMSIGSFVGIILLFRWKDINKAYLLATSISIFFGASILFIPIFSNLFFIVILLFIIGGCSACFDAIQWIFLQKNIPNELRSTAVSAWFITIGFGWSGHILLGYMSDNYGLEITIFFTGIILLISGLLFLFFIKLYNSNE; this is translated from the coding sequence ATGCTAAACCCAGTAATTAACTTTAGAAAAAATCTAATTATTAAGAATTCAATATTTCGCAGCTTGATGATTGGATTATTTTTCTATAATTGTTCGGAGTGGATAGAAAGATTATGTATAAGTTGGTTGATATTAGAATCAACAGATTCAATTCTAGCTACAACTATATCTTTTGCAATTGGTTCAATAATTCAAACTTTTTTTTCACCATTTACTGCTGCCGCTGCAGATAAATTTGGAAGAAATAAAACTATTATAATAGTCGGAATATTGAGATTTATTATTCTATTTATATTTGCTCTTCTTGTTATTCAGAATAAAAATTTTATTATTATTGCTTATTTAGCATCAGCAATGACAGGCATAAATAGATCATTTATAGTTCCAGCTTTTCAAGGCAGTGTTGTCAATTCTGTAGAGGATAATCAAAAAATTTTAGCTATGTTGATTTATTCCTTAATTATGAGAATGACTGGAGTTATTGGATCATTATTAGGAGGTTTTTTTTCAGTCTTATTTGGAGTTGAAGAAGCAATAATACTATCGGCTATATTTGGAATTTTAGGTTCATTAAGTATATTACTAAGGTCAGATAACTTAATTGAAATAAAAAATAAAAAAAATTACTTTAGCTCTATAAAGGAAGGACTCAATCTAGTGTTTGGTAATTTTTATTCAAGAAATCTACTTCTTTTTGCTGGAATAGTTGAAATTTTTGGATTCTCATTTTTCAGTCTTCTTTCTTCAATTAGTAAATTTATATTAAAATCAGAGATTGGAACATTAAGTGTACTTCAAACCACAATGTCTATTGGATCCTTTGTTGGAATAATCTTATTATTTAGATGGAAAGATATTAATAAAGCTTATTTATTAGCAACTTCTATAAGCATATTTTTTGGAGCTAGTATTTTATTTATTCCTATTTTCTCTAATCTTTTTTTTATAGTAATTTTATTATTTATAATTGGAGGATGTTCTGCTTGTTTTGATGCTATTCAATGGATATTTTTACAAAAAAATATTCCTAATGAATTAAGAAGTACAGCTGTTTCAGCTTGGTTTATTACTATAGGCTTTGGATGGTCAGGACACATATTGTTAGGGTATATGTCAGATAATTATGGACTAGAAATAACAATCTTTTTTACAGGAATAATTTTACTAATTTCTGGATTGTTATTTTTATTTTTTATAAAATTGTATAACTCAAATGAATAA
- a CDS encoding DUF6159 family protein — translation MVNQGFFGNISNTIHLMKSCVKVLKKDKELVLFPILAALFVIILLGVIFSMGGISLSENQDEQGSIIPLAILIFGANFIVVFFNSALISAALERLRGGDPNISSGLSHAFKHIHHIFLWSIIVTIMALIFAAIRSSGRNRGMMGQIMTEIFASFLQAGWAMMTFFVVPIVVSENLGPISAIKRSSGLFRQTWGNQVAANFGFGIFQILALLASGALGWFFGLVSPTLGMIVGVLCASISVSIIYTLEGIYKAALYEFAMGEKPLEFEQQDLRTAYRASASMA, via the coding sequence TTGGTAAATCAAGGATTCTTTGGTAATATATCAAACACTATTCACCTTATGAAATCATGCGTAAAAGTCTTAAAAAAAGATAAGGAGCTTGTTTTATTTCCGATTCTAGCCGCATTATTTGTAATTATACTTTTAGGAGTTATATTTTCTATGGGTGGAATCAGTTTATCTGAAAATCAAGATGAACAAGGTTCTATAATTCCTTTAGCAATATTAATTTTTGGAGCTAATTTTATTGTTGTATTTTTTAACTCAGCTTTAATTTCTGCAGCACTAGAAAGACTTAGGGGTGGTGATCCAAATATATCTTCTGGTCTAAGTCACGCATTCAAACATATTCACCATATATTCCTTTGGTCAATAATAGTAACTATAATGGCATTAATTTTTGCAGCTATAAGATCAAGTGGTAGAAACAGAGGAATGATGGGACAAATCATGACTGAAATTTTTGCAAGTTTTCTACAAGCTGGTTGGGCTATGATGACATTTTTTGTAGTCCCAATTGTTGTTTCAGAAAATCTGGGTCCTATTTCTGCAATAAAAAGATCTTCGGGTTTGTTTAGACAAACATGGGGTAACCAAGTTGCTGCAAACTTTGGATTTGGTATTTTCCAAATACTAGCCTTGCTTGCTAGTGGTGCTTTAGGATGGTTTTTTGGATTAGTAAGCCCTACCCTCGGTATGATAGTTGGAGTTTTATGTGCTAGTATTTCAGTTTCAATTATTTATACATTGGAAGGAATATATAAAGCTGCGCTTTATGAATTTGCAATGGGAGAAAAACCATTAGAATTTGAACAGCAGGATCTTAGGACAGCGTATAGGGCCAGCGCATCAATGGCTTAA
- a CDS encoding MFS transporter, with product MYFYYHLSLIFKEKFYSQFAVSCILIYSIRFLDFTVIAYILTNVTNNAASIGALVFIKFIPMIFSGVLSGWLVDKFSRLIVIKLVILTYSIYLLLWAIYISFYSPNIELIFIFTFFSGILMSVDISSRISYLSSLVKRRIIKSGIAANVIYINLAWFIGPNIGMFILEISGFTLLYISLSIINIFGLIILIKIPKLKIMSNKIKTYSGFKAGFSFAKTKPIILVTLIIISLGNFFAFTFESMSPYFAKFIYDASPLEFSFMVSCQGLGALIGSIFLLPMIVRISRPALVFLISTIFLCLGSIVFTYIPSFIFACIILIALGTGTTFFMNMHSRILITQTPNPLRGRVNGLQQLGISLFPIGSLITGFIGDSLGVSQSMRIMSILGILCLIITFIIYKDLKNTME from the coding sequence ATGTATTTCTATTATCATTTATCTTTAATCTTCAAAGAAAAATTTTATAGTCAGTTTGCAGTATCTTGCATCTTAATATACTCTATAAGGTTTTTAGACTTTACAGTCATTGCCTACATTCTAACTAATGTCACGAATAATGCTGCTAGCATTGGAGCCTTGGTTTTTATTAAATTTATACCCATGATATTCTCAGGTGTATTATCAGGCTGGCTAGTTGATAAATTTTCTAGACTGATAGTTATAAAACTTGTCATCTTGACATACAGTATCTATTTACTTCTTTGGGCTATTTATATTTCTTTTTACTCACCTAATATTGAGCTTATTTTTATTTTTACTTTTTTTTCTGGAATACTTATGTCAGTAGATATTTCTTCAAGAATTTCTTATTTATCCTCACTAGTCAAGAGAAGGATAATAAAATCTGGAATAGCTGCAAATGTAATTTATATAAACTTAGCATGGTTTATAGGCCCAAATATCGGAATGTTTATTTTAGAAATTAGTGGATTTACATTACTATATATCTCTCTTTCAATAATTAATATTTTTGGTTTGATTATTCTTATAAAGATTCCTAAGCTGAAGATAATGAGTAATAAAATAAAAACATACTCTGGTTTTAAGGCTGGATTTAGCTTTGCAAAAACTAAACCCATAATTTTAGTCACACTCATAATTATTAGTTTAGGCAATTTCTTTGCTTTTACTTTTGAATCTATGAGTCCTTATTTTGCAAAATTTATTTATGATGCTAGCCCACTTGAATTTTCATTCATGGTTTCATGCCAAGGACTAGGAGCTTTAATTGGTTCTATATTTTTACTACCTATGATTGTTAGAATAAGTAGACCTGCTTTAGTTTTTTTAATTTCAACTATATTTCTATGCTTAGGATCAATAGTTTTTACTTATATTCCTTCATTCATATTTGCTTGTATAATACTAATTGCATTAGGAACAGGTACAACATTTTTTATGAATATGCATTCAAGAATCCTTATTACTCAAACACCAAATCCACTAAGGGGTAGAGTTAATGGATTACAACAGTTAGGAATTAGCTTATTTCCTATAGGTAGCTTAATTACAGGTTTTATTGGCGATAGCCTTGGAGTTTCACAAAGTATGAGAATTATGTCTATATTAGGGATTTTATGTCTAATAATTACATTTATCATATATAAAGACTTAAAAAATACTATGGAATAA
- the arsB gene encoding ACR3 family arsenite efflux transporter — translation MGIFEKYLSIWVALAIIIGTFLGYIFPNIFNSIAHFEFENVNLLVALLIWLMIFPMMINIDFLKIKEFNSAPKGLVITLIINWIVKPFTMAMLGILFFEFFFKNLVSPEDAKQYIAGMILLGVAPCTAMVFVWSTLTKGDPNYTLLQVSINDLIMIFAFAPLVAIYLGVTEINVPWNTLIISVVLYVVVPLIFGYFIRQFILSNDDVRIISFNQNFKPIIILALLLTVVLLFGFQGEKIVESPFIIILIAIPLLIQTYGIFFIGYFISYIWKLPHQIAGPACLIGTSNFFELAVAVAIGLFGIESGAALATVVGVLVEVPVMLSLVYFVNKTRNNFPHS, via the coding sequence TTGGGAATTTTTGAAAAATATTTATCAATATGGGTTGCTCTAGCTATTATAATAGGTACTTTTTTAGGTTATATATTTCCTAATATTTTTAATTCTATTGCACATTTTGAGTTTGAAAATGTAAATTTGCTTGTAGCTCTACTTATTTGGCTCATGATTTTTCCTATGATGATAAATATTGATTTTCTCAAAATCAAAGAATTTAATTCTGCGCCAAAAGGATTAGTTATTACACTAATAATCAATTGGATTGTTAAGCCATTTACAATGGCTATGCTTGGGATTTTATTTTTTGAGTTTTTTTTTAAAAATTTAGTCTCACCTGAAGATGCAAAACAATATATTGCAGGAATGATACTTTTGGGAGTTGCTCCCTGTACGGCCATGGTTTTTGTATGGAGCACTCTAACTAAAGGAGATCCAAATTATACATTGCTTCAAGTATCTATTAATGACCTGATTATGATTTTTGCTTTTGCTCCATTAGTAGCCATTTACTTAGGAGTAACAGAAATTAATGTTCCTTGGAATACATTAATTATTTCAGTTGTTTTATATGTTGTAGTACCCTTAATATTTGGATATTTTATAAGGCAATTTATCTTATCTAATGATGATGTAAGAATAATTAGTTTTAATCAAAATTTTAAACCTATTATTATATTAGCTTTACTACTAACGGTAGTTTTACTTTTTGGTTTTCAAGGTGAAAAGATAGTAGAGTCTCCTTTCATTATTATCCTCATTGCAATTCCACTTCTTATACAAACTTATGGTATCTTTTTCATAGGTTATTTTATTTCTTACATTTGGAAACTACCTCATCAAATCGCTGGGCCTGCTTGTTTGATAGGAACTTCAAACTTTTTTGAACTTGCAGTTGCTGTAGCAATAGGTTTGTTTGGAATTGAATCTGGAGCAGCTTTAGCTACAGTAGTTGGAGTTCTTGTTGAAGTTCCTGTGATGCTTTCTCTTGTATATTTTGTAAATAAAACTAGAAATAATTTTCCTCATTCATAA
- a CDS encoding SDR family oxidoreductase codes for MDISNKKIIIFGASSDIAFPVINYFIDNNFDLTLVSRNSINIQNKAETILLSDYKGELFSLIDDMDLDNAQVSAINFIGSMILKPLHLLKEEEMEDVIDVNFMTNYRILNRLLKKNMTNFSYVAFSSVAANYGLANHEAISAAKSANEGLIRSCASSYGHKSYRFNCIAPSLIESKLTSRIVGSDSGRKVAINMNPLKKIGSPEDLTECILWLLSEDSKFVTGQTINIGGGLNNINSRIVQ; via the coding sequence ATGGATATAAGTAATAAAAAAATTATAATTTTTGGTGCAAGTAGTGATATAGCGTTTCCAGTGATAAACTATTTCATTGATAATAATTTTGATCTGACTTTAGTTAGTAGAAATTCCATTAATATTCAAAATAAAGCTGAAACAATTCTATTATCAGACTACAAAGGTGAACTATTTTCACTGATAGATGATATGGATTTAGACAATGCACAAGTTAGTGCAATAAATTTTATTGGATCTATGATCTTAAAGCCGTTACACCTCCTCAAAGAGGAAGAAATGGAAGATGTTATAGATGTAAATTTTATGACAAATTACAGGATACTTAATCGACTTCTCAAGAAGAATATGACAAATTTCAGCTATGTTGCCTTTTCTTCAGTTGCTGCTAATTACGGTCTTGCAAATCATGAAGCGATATCTGCTGCAAAATCTGCTAATGAAGGACTAATTAGATCTTGTGCATCAAGCTATGGGCATAAATCTTATCGGTTTAATTGTATTGCACCAAGCCTAATCGAAAGTAAATTAACCAGTAGAATAGTTGGTTCTGATTCTGGTAGAAAAGTTGCCATAAATATGAACCCATTAAAAAAAATTGGTTCTCCTGAAGATTTAACTGAGTGTATATTATGGTTACTTTCAGAAGATTCCAAATTTGTAACAGGTCAAACAATAAATATAGGAGGAGGCTTGAATAATATTAATTCAAGGATAGTACAATGA
- a CDS encoding gluconokinase, which yields MNQIQINESLIVVDIGTSSIKTSIFDLNGKILPQFSVEIPHSITSKNDGTSEQDPELLRSIVEDSIDLVLEKSQGFIKNIIGVGFDSMASTLVGIDKDGNAITPIYTYADTRSNSQVDKIKKEFNEKRLHQETGAAQHTSYIPSKIIWIKENLSNYKDIDKFIDFSTYIYSKWFENKSFKASYSISSWSGLLDRNKLEWHSDLIKYLDLTKDRLPVLSRYDNYEKGLNKIYSKRWKKLSETPFFLSVGDGMAATLGSGCNNRKKVAITIGSTAAIRILTNSKVEEVPKGLWCYRLLDNFTLLGGSFSEGGNLINWANKNLRLPKSENLNNQLLRLEPGAHGISVLPFLLGERALGWSNNSKSIISGLKYSNTSTEILQSFLESISYRLFLVYQLLEKFIDNESEVIASGGAIKNLPWWIQTTSDVLGKEINISKDNQDTGKGVAILILKALGLINNFEDINTEIEAKYYPNQKNHKIHQKFIAYHLDLYNNYQSFS from the coding sequence GTGAATCAAATACAAATAAACGAATCATTAATTGTTGTAGATATAGGTACTTCATCTATTAAGACTTCTATTTTTGATTTAAATGGAAAGATATTACCACAATTTTCTGTAGAAATCCCTCACAGTATTACAAGTAAAAATGATGGAACTTCAGAGCAAGATCCAGAACTCTTAAGATCTATAGTTGAAGATTCTATAGATCTTGTCTTAGAAAAATCGCAAGGATTTATTAAGAATATAATAGGAGTAGGTTTTGATTCCATGGCTAGCACTTTAGTTGGAATAGATAAAGATGGAAATGCTATCACTCCGATCTATACTTATGCAGATACTAGGTCAAATAGCCAAGTTGATAAAATCAAAAAAGAATTTAATGAAAAAAGACTTCATCAAGAAACTGGAGCTGCTCAACATACATCATATATTCCATCAAAAATAATATGGATTAAAGAAAATCTTAGTAATTATAAAGATATTGATAAATTTATTGATTTTTCAACATACATATATTCCAAATGGTTTGAAAATAAAAGCTTCAAAGCAAGTTATAGTATCTCTTCTTGGAGCGGATTGTTGGATAGGAATAAATTAGAATGGCACTCAGATCTAATTAAATATTTAGATCTTACAAAAGATAGATTACCTGTTCTAAGTAGATATGACAATTATGAAAAAGGATTAAATAAAATTTACTCAAAAAGATGGAAGAAGTTATCAGAAACTCCATTTTTTTTATCTGTTGGGGATGGCATGGCTGCAACTTTAGGAAGTGGATGTAATAATAGAAAAAAAGTTGCTATAACTATAGGTAGTACTGCGGCAATAAGAATATTGACAAATTCAAAAGTAGAAGAAGTTCCAAAAGGGCTTTGGTGCTATAGGTTACTTGATAATTTTACATTACTAGGTGGATCTTTTTCTGAAGGCGGAAATCTTATCAATTGGGCTAATAAGAATTTAAGGCTTCCTAAATCAGAAAACTTAAATAATCAGCTATTAAGATTAGAGCCAGGTGCACATGGAATTTCAGTATTACCTTTTTTATTAGGTGAAAGAGCATTAGGATGGTCAAATAACTCTAAATCTATAATTTCTGGACTGAAATACTCTAATACATCTACAGAAATACTACAGTCTTTTTTAGAATCCATAAGCTATAGATTATTTTTGGTTTATCAATTGTTAGAAAAATTTATTGATAATGAATCAGAAGTAATAGCAAGTGGGGGTGCAATAAAAAATTTACCTTGGTGGATTCAAACTACATCTGATGTTTTAGGTAAAGAAATAAATATTTCGAAAGATAATCAAGATACTGGAAAAGGTGTTGCAATACTTATACTAAAAGCTTTGGGTCTAATAAATAATTTTGAAGATATTAATACTGAAATAGAAGCAAAATATTATCCAAATCAAAAAAATCACAAAATTCATCAGAAATTCATAGCTTATCATTTAGATCTTTATAATAATTATCAATCCTTTAGTTAG
- a CDS encoding cobalamin-dependent protein (Presence of a B(12) (cobalamin)-binding domain implies dependence on cobalamin itself, in one of its several forms, or in some unusual lineages, dependence on a cobalamin-like analog.) produces the protein MNSSWYVPSKKEIQSVAGQLQYALVHGHYKQANIISRTIINQQWSPAVIYLDLIRTTLNHIGNLWHEGKILISEEHRATQFCLLLMDRVRNNFRIPQPNGLKISITAIEDDKHVMGTYMAADFFRWDGWNVELLGSSIPNNDLIMYIKSSKPDFVLLSSTYPKSTEKLIDAVNSLRTLDKSIKILVGGPGAHKLKGNNDLIDGFAEDPLQATYLANSLVESNPSMVPLESVLISLGNKIQTVRKNRNISQHVLSEKAGLARTFISAVEQGKQNVSLGSLKSIADSLDVSLSSMLED, from the coding sequence ATGAATTCAAGTTGGTATGTGCCGTCAAAGAAAGAAATTCAATCAGTAGCTGGTCAGCTTCAGTATGCATTGGTTCATGGTCATTATAAGCAAGCAAATATCATTTCTAGAACTATAATAAATCAACAGTGGTCTCCAGCTGTTATATATTTAGATCTTATTCGAACTACTCTAAATCACATTGGTAATCTGTGGCATGAAGGAAAAATACTTATATCTGAAGAACACCGAGCAACTCAATTCTGTCTATTATTAATGGATAGGGTTAGAAATAATTTTAGAATACCTCAGCCAAATGGTTTGAAAATATCTATTACAGCGATAGAAGATGACAAGCATGTAATGGGAACATATATGGCCGCAGATTTCTTTAGATGGGACGGATGGAATGTAGAGTTATTGGGCAGCTCCATTCCTAACAATGATCTTATAATGTATATTAAATCTTCTAAGCCTGACTTTGTTCTTTTATCTTCTACTTATCCTAAAAGTACTGAAAAGCTCATTGATGCTGTTAATAGCTTAAGAACTCTCGATAAATCTATAAAGATTTTAGTAGGGGGCCCAGGAGCACATAAGCTAAAAGGAAATAATGATCTTATTGACGGCTTTGCAGAAGACCCCTTGCAAGCAACTTATCTAGCCAACTCTTTGGTTGAAAGCAACCCATCGATGGTTCCTCTTGAATCTGTTCTCATATCACTTGGCAACAAAATACAAACTGTTAGAAAAAATAGGAATATCAGCCAGCACGTGCTGTCAGAAAAAGCAGGGCTTGCAAGAACCTTTATAAGTGCTGTCGAGCAGGGCAAGCAAAATGTATCTCTTGGGTCACTAAAGTCTATTGCAGACTCCTTGGATGTATCACTTAGTAGCATGCTAGAAGATTAG
- a CDS encoding FAD-binding oxidoreductase, which produces MEEKFDLAIIGGGIVGSAAAYYSSLKGLKVVLIERDSVASHASGFAYGGITPMVGLDENSPYDKISKYSYELHKNLSQELPDFSGIDYGYKIYPNIELALDEEEESTLRDIYKENSNNYSWCDKNDLEKIDKRLGPKVLSGLVSNYSSGVEPYKITLALATAAEKLGAKIINSEVLKFIPSGSKIYELKLSNGNKIISENTIIAAGPWSMDFSEWFGIQIPIKPLKGQILRLRSNEVIDKGFHWGPNYVTTKQDGLIWAGTTEEDEGFDENPSNYGLNNILESVVEIFPFLEESELVLQTACLRPLSVDKSPIISKSDVYENLFLASGTGRQGILLAPAMGKLISDMTSNEKTEIDVSAFSHERFKN; this is translated from the coding sequence ATGGAAGAAAAATTTGATTTAGCCATTATAGGAGGAGGTATAGTAGGCTCAGCTGCAGCTTATTATTCGTCCTTAAAGGGTCTAAAGGTTGTTCTAATTGAAAGAGACTCAGTAGCTAGTCATGCCTCTGGTTTCGCCTATGGAGGCATAACTCCAATGGTGGGTTTGGATGAAAATTCTCCGTACGATAAAATTAGCAAATATTCTTACGAGTTGCATAAAAATCTATCTCAGGAATTACCCGACTTTTCTGGGATTGATTATGGTTATAAAATTTACCCAAATATAGAATTAGCATTAGATGAGGAAGAAGAATCTACTCTAAGGGATATATATAAGGAAAACTCAAATAATTATTCTTGGTGTGATAAGAATGATCTAGAAAAAATTGATAAAAGACTAGGTCCTAAAGTTTTATCTGGTCTTGTATCTAATTATTCATCAGGTGTAGAACCTTACAAAATAACCTTGGCATTAGCGACTGCTGCTGAAAAATTAGGAGCAAAAATAATCAATTCCGAAGTTTTAAAATTTATTCCCTCAGGTTCAAAAATCTATGAATTGAAGTTATCTAATGGTAATAAAATAATTTCTGAGAATACAATTATTGCAGCTGGTCCTTGGAGTATGGATTTTTCTGAATGGTTTGGTATACAGATCCCAATTAAACCATTAAAAGGTCAAATTCTAAGATTGAGAAGTAACGAAGTAATTGACAAGGGATTTCATTGGGGTCCAAATTATGTCACTACAAAGCAGGATGGGTTAATTTGGGCAGGAACAACTGAAGAAGATGAAGGATTTGACGAGAATCCTTCAAATTATGGCCTTAATAATATACTTGAATCTGTTGTTGAGATATTTCCGTTTTTAGAAGAGTCTGAACTTGTACTACAGACAGCCTGTCTAAGACCACTTTCAGTAGATAAATCGCCTATTATTTCTAAATCTGATGTTTATGAAAATTTATTCTTGGCTTCAGGTACTGGAAGACAAGGAATACTTCTAGCTCCAGCAATGGGTAAATTGATCTCAGATATGACATCTAATGAAAAAACAGAAATAGATGTTTCTGCTTTTTCTCATGAAAGGTTCAAAAATTAA
- a CDS encoding DUF1295 domain-containing protein, protein MNKIHKILRVPPFLFFSPVIIGGILELFFIRNINISSGVFLNFGITIIVISISIMTLALIEFYKNSESPSPFKKTNKILSKGIFRYSRNPMYLSFFIFTSGISISLNSFGIILGSLIGIYLINLRIVSYEENKLSKIAGYKEYKKKTRRWI, encoded by the coding sequence ATGAATAAAATTCACAAAATATTAAGGGTTCCTCCATTTTTATTTTTTTCCCCTGTAATAATTGGGGGGATACTTGAATTGTTTTTTATAAGGAATATAAACATAAGCTCTGGAGTATTTCTAAATTTTGGAATAACAATAATAGTTATATCAATATCAATTATGACCTTAGCTCTAATAGAATTTTATAAAAACTCAGAATCACCCTCTCCTTTTAAAAAAACTAATAAAATATTATCAAAAGGCATATTTAGATATTCAAGAAATCCAATGTATCTCTCATTCTTTATATTTACCTCAGGAATATCCATTTCACTTAATTCTTTCGGAATAATTCTAGGTTCATTAATTGGAATATATCTAATTAATTTAAGAATAGTTAGTTACGAAGAAAACAAACTATCGAAAATTGCAGGTTACAAAGAATATAAGAAAAAAACCAGAAGATGGATTTAA
- a CDS encoding SIMPL domain-containing protein, with protein sequence MKIFNDKKIILYIVCLLIIFSCESNNNEETKTSVNNEDINLLSKSNLLNENTNIESNIFWISGKGTVKQDQEIIEINISIEHRDKDIINASKIVNENINKVVDIAKSLGIGEKDIFTKKFNVSPVERWIKKKDEYGEWSESEIIAYEVSNSISLTSNEITIITELINQSTIQTGNTLRISDINFLPKDKEENKIEARERAIEDAQYKASFYEKRLGINLGNIIYFEELSDSSLSQNKNIPLMRMSTESMPSASIYSGQSDIISELYLGFEILK encoded by the coding sequence ATGAAAATTTTTAATGACAAAAAAATAATTCTATATATTGTATGTTTGCTAATTATTTTTTCATGTGAATCTAATAACAACGAAGAAACTAAGACCAGCGTAAATAATGAAGACATAAATTTATTGTCTAAATCAAATTTACTAAACGAAAATACAAATATTGAATCAAATATTTTTTGGATTTCAGGAAAAGGTACTGTTAAGCAAGATCAGGAAATTATTGAAATAAATATATCTATCGAACATAGAGATAAAGATATTATTAATGCGTCAAAAATAGTTAATGAAAATATAAATAAAGTTGTAGATATTGCTAAATCTTTAGGCATAGGTGAAAAAGATATATTTACAAAGAAATTTAATGTATCTCCTGTAGAAAGATGGATTAAGAAGAAAGATGAGTATGGAGAGTGGAGCGAGAGTGAAATTATTGCTTATGAGGTTAGTAACTCAATTTCTTTGACCTCAAACGAAATTACCATTATTACAGAATTGATCAATCAATCGACAATCCAAACAGGAAATACACTAAGAATTAGTGATATTAATTTTTTACCAAAGGATAAGGAAGAAAATAAAATTGAAGCAAGAGAAAGAGCAATTGAAGATGCTCAATATAAAGCTTCGTTCTATGAAAAAAGATTAGGTATAAACTTAGGTAATATAATTTACTTTGAAGAATTATCTGATTCTTCATTGAGTCAAAATAAAAATATACCATTGATGAGAATGAGCACCGAATCAATGCCTTCAGCATCAATTTATTCTGGTCAATCAGACATTATAAGTGAATTATATCTAGGATTCGAAATTTTAAAATGA